One region of Mycolicibacterium rhodesiae NBB3 genomic DNA includes:
- a CDS encoding DUF1906 domain-containing protein: protein MGLGADTHPWRSRPASRRDALRYAAAASLAGLGAAAAGAGSPPAAAAASRLIDYAAHQIPAHHIRAAGYAGVVNYVSLSRPGTSFGAKPITRPYAESLARAGLVIVSNYQYGKPGGSAPSDFTRGFAGGVADARTAWQLHTAAGGGRSAPVFFSIDEDISRDTWSSVALQWFRGINSVLGVQRTGIYAGIDACHWAAVDGVIGNSRTPGRVWAWQTKAWSGNRIHPNAVLYQRVVATASNPGPLVGGYEVDVNDVLAQDCGQWNLHP, encoded by the coding sequence GTGGGACTCGGCGCAGACACTCACCCTTGGCGATCGCGCCCGGCTTCCCGGCGCGACGCATTGCGTTATGCCGCCGCTGCTTCACTGGCTGGGTTGGGCGCGGCAGCGGCAGGTGCCGGTAGTCCTCCTGCAGCGGCAGCGGCTTCGCGACTGATCGATTACGCCGCGCACCAGATCCCCGCTCACCACATCCGCGCCGCGGGATACGCCGGGGTGGTGAATTACGTCTCGCTGTCACGTCCAGGCACGAGCTTTGGAGCTAAACCGATCACCCGGCCCTATGCGGAATCGCTGGCTCGAGCTGGGCTGGTGATCGTCAGCAACTACCAATACGGAAAGCCTGGCGGATCCGCGCCATCGGACTTCACCCGAGGGTTCGCAGGCGGTGTCGCGGACGCTCGAACCGCGTGGCAGCTACACACTGCGGCCGGTGGCGGCCGCAGCGCACCGGTTTTCTTCTCGATCGACGAGGACATCAGCCGGGATACGTGGAGCAGCGTTGCCCTGCAATGGTTTCGGGGTATCAACTCGGTGCTCGGAGTACAACGCACCGGTATCTACGCGGGTATCGACGCGTGCCACTGGGCCGCAGTCGACGGCGTGATCGGCAACTCCCGCACGCCCGGACGCGTCTGGGCGTGGCAGACCAAGGCCTGGTCCGGTAATCGCATTCACCCCAATGCTGTTCTCTACCAACGCGTGGTGGCCACGGCGTCGAACCCGGGCCCGCTGGTCGGCGGATACGAAGTCGACGTCAACGACGTGTTGGCCCAAGATTGCGGCCAATGGAATCTGCACCCCTGA
- a CDS encoding TetR/AcrR family transcriptional regulator has translation MGIEDRRAREQAERRRLIVTTARRLAEADGWDAVTTRRLSTEIEYSQPVLYKHFTGMEQIADAVALDGFAELAEAMRRVDDSAREDALTRIAHAYLAFAQANPAVYEAMFSRASGLRFAADDTPPELSAAFAVLRDAVSHSARGLDPDTMTELFWAALHGVVTLGRTGRLRPDHDDERVRLLVERFGG, from the coding sequence ATGGGAATCGAGGACCGGCGGGCGCGGGAGCAGGCCGAACGGCGCCGGCTGATCGTCACCACCGCCCGCAGGCTCGCCGAGGCCGACGGCTGGGACGCCGTCACCACACGCAGACTGTCCACCGAGATCGAGTACAGCCAGCCCGTGCTCTACAAGCACTTCACCGGAATGGAGCAGATCGCCGACGCCGTCGCCCTGGACGGATTCGCCGAGCTGGCGGAGGCGATGCGCCGTGTTGACGACAGTGCACGCGAGGACGCTCTGACGCGCATCGCCCATGCGTATCTGGCGTTCGCCCAGGCGAATCCGGCGGTCTACGAGGCGATGTTCTCGCGCGCCAGCGGGCTGCGCTTCGCGGCCGACGACACGCCCCCCGAGCTGTCGGCGGCATTCGCTGTGCTGCGCGACGCGGTCTCCCACAGCGCGCGCGGACTGGATCCCGACACGATGACCGAGCTGTTCTGGGCCGCACTGCACGGCGTCGTCACCCTCGGCCGTACCGGTCGGCTGCGTCCCGACCATGACGACGAGCGCGTGCGGTTGCTCGTCGAGCGGTTCGGCGGCTGA
- a CDS encoding DUF4174 domain-containing protein, protein MRRGILRSTFVLTLLLAISSFASGTAVAAELGDYLWTSRPLLLFAPSDRDPRLVDTVQRIQASRCDVVDRDMVIGVVVNEGVSSLDGQAVGADQARRLMKQYAVDENAFTVVLVGKDGGEKLRVNQVPDLRTIYAVIDGMPMRSREANSGPRC, encoded by the coding sequence GTGAGGCGCGGCATTCTGCGATCGACATTCGTTCTGACCCTCCTGCTCGCGATCTCTTCCTTCGCGTCCGGTACCGCCGTAGCCGCCGAACTCGGTGATTACCTCTGGACAAGTCGTCCCTTGCTGCTGTTCGCGCCGTCCGACCGCGACCCCCGGCTCGTCGACACCGTTCAGCGGATCCAGGCGAGCCGGTGCGACGTCGTTGACCGCGACATGGTGATCGGTGTGGTGGTGAACGAGGGCGTCAGCTCGCTCGACGGTCAGGCCGTCGGCGCCGATCAGGCGCGGCGGTTGATGAAGCAGTACGCGGTCGACGAGAACGCGTTCACCGTGGTGTTGGTCGGAAAGGACGGCGGCGAGAAACTGCGGGTCAACCAGGTTCCGGATCTTCGGACGATCTATGCCGTCATCGACGGTATGCCGATGCGGAGCCGCGAGGCGAACAGCGGTCCGAGGTGTTGA
- a CDS encoding CIA30 family protein gives MRTRGLACVAFVCSALLVLACGTAVGEEPDVVLVELDDAGDVAAWTTVNDPVMGGKSTARIEFGNGGLVFSGNISLENNGGFASARGPQDPDIGRRATGATSLRVRALGDGKTYVLKVGTAGQPWSYIQRFATEAGVERNYDLPVGDFTPVGMRLDPAPDAPPTMDPSLISQMAVYILDKQQGPFELTLIEITATM, from the coding sequence ATGCGCACGCGGGGATTGGCCTGCGTCGCGTTCGTGTGCTCGGCACTGCTGGTCTTGGCATGCGGGACCGCTGTGGGTGAGGAGCCCGACGTCGTTCTCGTCGAACTCGACGACGCCGGTGATGTGGCTGCCTGGACGACGGTCAACGATCCCGTGATGGGCGGTAAGTCAACGGCCAGAATCGAATTCGGCAATGGCGGCCTGGTGTTCTCCGGCAACATCTCGCTGGAGAACAACGGCGGGTTCGCCTCGGCCCGGGGGCCGCAGGACCCCGATATCGGGCGACGAGCAACCGGTGCGACGTCACTTCGCGTGCGCGCTCTCGGCGACGGCAAGACCTATGTCTTGAAGGTGGGGACTGCGGGGCAGCCGTGGTCCTACATCCAGCGGTTCGCCACCGAGGCCGGCGTCGAGCGGAATTACGACCTACCCGTCGGAGACTTCACGCCGGTGGGAATGCGCCTTGATCCGGCACCGGACGCGCCGCCAACGATGGACCCGTCACTCATCAGCCAGATGGCGGTCTACATTCTCGACAAACAACAGGGCCCGTTCGAACTCACCCTCATCGAGATCACCGCCACGATGTAA
- a CDS encoding DUF1772 domain-containing protein codes for MDPILITNILAVIAVLGTAVVFGTDVFCAVVLRPALSRLDDNALVLVTGYVHRYGDRRMPVPGVLAIAATTATVVLAVTAGLWAHAAAAATALVALLIWLLLYIRISAPINRQLTAAAESGRALANGRALQAKWDSIIYIRAALQGFAVVALCGVAIL; via the coding sequence ATGGATCCGATCCTGATCACCAACATCCTCGCGGTCATCGCGGTGCTTGGCACCGCAGTGGTGTTCGGCACCGACGTGTTCTGCGCGGTCGTGCTTCGCCCCGCGCTTTCGAGGCTCGACGACAACGCCTTGGTCCTCGTGACCGGCTATGTGCACCGCTACGGGGACCGACGCATGCCGGTACCCGGAGTACTCGCCATCGCGGCCACGACAGCGACCGTTGTGCTTGCGGTCACCGCCGGGCTCTGGGCGCACGCCGCGGCCGCCGCCACCGCTCTGGTTGCGCTCCTGATCTGGCTCCTGCTCTACATCCGGATCAGCGCGCCGATCAACCGACAGCTGACCGCCGCCGCCGAATCCGGCCGAGCGCTCGCGAACGGCCGCGCGCTGCAGGCGAAGTGGGACTCGATCATCTATATCCGCGCCGCCCTTCAGGGATTCGCCGTCGTGGCACTGTGCGGCGTCGCCATCCTCTGA
- a CDS encoding DUF4267 domain-containing protein: MTATAGYILAALLAAAIVFIGARFLVAPGIAAVGYGVPTDPNRSEVRAYLSVKGVRDIATGLFVAILLVDNATHLAGWVMLAATLIPIADAAIVLRHGGAKPIAYGVHGGTAVVLLLTAALLLVS, encoded by the coding sequence ATGACCGCCACCGCCGGCTACATTCTGGCCGCACTGCTAGCCGCCGCGATCGTCTTCATCGGCGCCCGCTTCCTCGTCGCGCCAGGCATCGCCGCGGTCGGTTACGGCGTTCCCACCGACCCGAATCGGTCCGAGGTGCGCGCCTACCTGAGCGTCAAGGGCGTCCGCGACATCGCCACCGGCCTGTTCGTCGCCATCCTCTTGGTCGACAATGCGACCCACCTCGCCGGCTGGGTGATGCTGGCCGCCACCCTCATCCCGATCGCCGATGCTGCGATCGTCCTGCGTCACGGTGGAGCCAAGCCGATCGCGTACGGCGTGCACGGCGGCACTGCCGTGGTCCTGCTCCTCACCGCGGCACTGCTGCTGGTCTCCTGA
- a CDS encoding lycopene cyclase family protein, protein MDVLVVGAGPAGMALAGACRSVGLTTGLLDPAPQRPWMATYGMWSRELPDDLPASVVAARAAGRAIAVTEHDLGWEYAVLDVPALHSHLSDRLRGVDVRVGRAVGSPGRGVVALADGSHIRASVVVDAAGRWRPLAATKARRTPAEQTAYGLVLDEDAVASMVDPHTALFMDWRADHGDTGWPTFLYAIPLGAGRVLVEETSLARRPGLSLATLRRRLHARLERRGIPIPKDAHDEKVSFRVDDSRHDGAGALGFGAAAPLIHPATGYSLAASFRLAPQVAEAIAAHLPDPGRALSAAQRTVWSPSAQAIHRFRLIGLEAILRMPPDEVPDFFERFFSLPEEHRWTYLTARDDVGGTAVAMGRLFRVSDWRLRRHLVMSPVRRPLKTNDVT, encoded by the coding sequence ATGGACGTCTTGGTGGTCGGCGCCGGGCCGGCCGGAATGGCTCTGGCGGGCGCGTGCCGCAGCGTCGGATTGACAACGGGGCTGCTCGACCCGGCCCCCCAGCGGCCGTGGATGGCGACCTACGGGATGTGGAGCCGAGAACTGCCGGACGACCTGCCCGCGTCGGTCGTCGCGGCGCGGGCCGCCGGTCGCGCGATCGCGGTGACAGAGCACGATCTGGGTTGGGAGTACGCCGTCCTGGACGTGCCCGCACTGCACTCTCACCTCAGCGATCGGCTGCGCGGGGTGGACGTGCGGGTCGGGCGAGCGGTGGGCTCACCGGGGCGAGGAGTGGTTGCGCTGGCCGACGGCTCACACATCCGGGCGTCGGTCGTCGTCGACGCGGCCGGGCGGTGGCGGCCACTGGCCGCAACAAAGGCGCGCCGCACTCCGGCCGAGCAGACTGCGTACGGGCTCGTGCTCGACGAGGACGCGGTGGCGTCGATGGTCGATCCCCATACGGCGCTGTTCATGGATTGGCGCGCCGACCACGGGGACACAGGTTGGCCCACGTTTCTCTACGCGATTCCACTGGGCGCGGGCAGGGTTCTCGTGGAAGAGACCTCGTTGGCACGACGACCCGGGCTTTCGCTGGCGACCCTGCGGCGGCGACTGCACGCCCGGCTTGAACGCCGTGGCATTCCGATCCCGAAAGACGCTCACGACGAGAAGGTTTCGTTCCGAGTCGACGATTCGCGCCACGACGGGGCAGGTGCGCTGGGTTTCGGCGCGGCCGCACCGCTCATCCACCCGGCAACGGGATACAGCCTCGCTGCGTCCTTCCGCCTTGCGCCGCAGGTGGCCGAAGCGATAGCCGCGCATCTGCCCGACCCGGGCCGGGCGCTGTCGGCGGCGCAGCGAACCGTGTGGTCGCCGTCGGCACAAGCGATTCACCGATTTCGGCTGATCGGGTTGGAGGCGATCCTGCGCATGCCGCCCGACGAAGTCCCCGATTTCTTCGAGCGGTTCTTCAGCCTCCCCGAAGAGCACCGGTGGACCTATCTCACTGCGCGCGATGACGTCGGTGGCACGGCGGTGGCGATGGGTCGCCTTTTTCGGGTGTCCGACTGGCGGTTGCGTCGCCATCTCGTCATGTCGCCCGTGCGCCGCCCGCTGAAGACCAACGATGTGACCTGA